The genomic window AAACTGCGCCAGCACCTCGGCGGCGGCCCCACTGACGGTGGCGTGCCCGCTGGGGTAGCTGGGAAAGGGCGGCGTGGGCAGTGACGGCGCCCAGCCGGGCTGCACGTGGTCCATCCAGCTCTGGGGCCGGGCCACGTTGTACTCGAATTTGCCCTGCCAGCAACTGATAAAGGCGTCATGACCCGCCACCGCCGTCGCGGCGAGCACCTGCGCCAGGTCGCTGCCGCCCAGCCGCGCCTGCTCGCCCAGCCGCAGCGCTTCTTCGATCCACAGCCCCAGCGGGGTCACGCTGCCCGACCCGGCAGCCCAGTGGGCGGCCAGGGCGCGGTCCGCCGGGGTCAGTCGGGTCTGCTGGTCGGCGAAACGCTCGCGGTCGGCGGTGAACTCGGCGCTCTGCCAGCCGGGGGGCGGCGTGACTGCGGCAGTGCGTCCGGGGCGAGGCCGATGGGCTGCACCCGTCCCCAGCCGGGTTCGAGCGCCCGCTGCCCGCTCAACGGCGCCCAGAGGCCCTCGCCACTCGGCTGCGCGGCGTTGCCCTGACTCGCCTGCGCCGCGCCGTCTTGCTGGGCAAACGCGAGCACCGCGTCGGCCACGGCCCCGCCCAGCGCCCACGACGCCCGGTCTACCTCGGCCGGCAGGGGAGGCAACGCGCTCCGCAATTCGCTCGCCAGCCGCGCACCGTCGCGCTCAAACAGCGCCATCTGCACCCGGGTGGCGGCCACGGCGGCGGCGGTGTCGCTGTCCACGGCGCGGCCACTCTGGCGGGCGAGCCACGCCGCGTCGTGCAGCGCCCCCAGGGTCAGCGCCAGGGCGCGGGCGGCGGGCGGCGGGTCCAGGCGCCGGGCCGCAATCAGGTCGAGGGTGGTCCGGGCCACGCGGCGCGGCACCTGCACTGAGAGCGCCGTGGCCGGGCCAGCGGGG from Deinococcus radiodurans R1 = ATCC 13939 = DSM 20539 includes these protein-coding regions:
- a CDS encoding vanadium-dependent haloperoxidase, translating into MTPLGLWIEEALRLGEQARLGGSDLAQVLAATAVAGHDAFISCWQGKFEYNVARPQSWMDHVQPGWAPSLPTPPFPSYPSGHATVSGAAAEVLAQFFPLQARQLRRDARDAAFSRVVGGIHWGVDGVAGLDVGQRVARALLEKRP